In a genomic window of Phragmites australis chromosome 14, lpPhrAust1.1, whole genome shotgun sequence:
- the LOC133891099 gene encoding polyol transporter 5-like — translation MASAALPAAVEPKKKGSVKFAFAFAILASMTSILLGYDIGVMSGASLYIKKDLKITDVQLEILMGILNVYSLVGSFAAGRTSDWIGRRYTIVFAAVIFFVGAFLMGFAVNYGMLMFGRFVAGVGVGYALMIAPVYTAEVSPASARGFLTSFPEVFINFGILLGYVSNYAFARLPLNLGWRVMLGIGAAPAVVLALMVLRMPESPRWLVMKGRLGDAKVVLDKTSDTPEEAEERLADIKAAAGIPAELDGDVVTMPKKESGDEARVWKELILSPSPAMRRILLSGIGIHFFQQASGIDAVVLYSPRVFKSAGIVDDNKLLGTTCAVGVTKTVFILVATFLLDKIGRRPLLLSSVGGMIFSLVCLAAGLTVIGHYPDSKIPWAIGLAIASTMAYVAFFSIGLGPITWVYSSEVFPLQVRALGCALGVATNRVTSGVVTMTFISLSNAITIGGAFFLYGGMAVLAWVFFFTFLPETRGRTLEGMSKLFGATDEDELRKPEDATKDKKLEMAATTN, via the exons ATGGCTTCGGCCGCGCTCCCGGCGGCCGTCGAGCCCAAGAAGAAGGGCAGCGTCAAGTTCGCCTTCGCCTTCGCCATCCTCGCCTCCATGACCTCCATCCTCCTCGGCTATG ATATCGGAGTGATGAGCGGGGCGTCGCTGTACATCAAGAAGGACCTGAAAATCACCGACGTGCAGCTGGAGATCCTCATGGGCATCCTGAACGTCTACTCGCTCGTCGGCTCCTTCGCGGCGGGGCGGACGTCGGACTGGATCGGCCGCCGGTACACCATCGTCTTCGCGGCGGTGATCTTCTTCGTGGGCGCCTTCCTCATGGGCTTCGCGGTCAACTACGGGATGCTCATGTTCGGCCGCTTCGTGGCCGGCGTCGGCGTGGGCTACGCCCTCATGATCGCACCGGTGTACACGGCCGAAGTGTCCCCCGCGTCGGCCCGTGGCTTCCTGACGTCCTTCCCGGAGGTGTTCATCAACTTCGGCATACTTCTCGGCTACGTGTCCAACTACGCGTTCGCTCGCCTCCCGCTCAACCTCGGCTGGCGCGTCATGCTCGGCATAGGCGCGGCGCCGGCCGTCGTGCTCGCCCTCATGGTGCTCCGCATGCCGGAGTCGCCCCGGTGGCTCGTCATGAAGGGCCGTCTCGGAGACGCCAAGGTCGTGCTGGATAAGACCTCCGACACGCCCGAGGAAGCGGAAGAGCGGCTTGCTGACATCAAGGCTGCCGCTGGCATCCCCGCTGAACTCGACGGCGACGTGGTCACCATGCCCAAGAAAGAAAGCGGCGATGAGGCGCGGGTCTGGAAGGAGCTCATCCTGTCCCCATCTCCGGCCATGAGGCGCATCCTTCTCTCGGGAATTGGCATCCACTTCTTCCAGCAGGCGTCCGGCATCGACGCCGTGGTGCTCTACAGCCCACGCGTGTTCAAGAGCGCGGGCATCGTCGACGATAACAAACTCCTGGGCACCACCTGCGCCGTGGGTGTCACCAAGACGGTCTTCATCCTGGTGGCCACGTTCCTGCTCGACAAAATCGGCCGGCGGCCGCTGCTTCTGAGCAGCGTGGGCGGCATGATCTTCTCCCTTGTCTGCCTCGCGGCTGGGCTCACCGTCATCGGCCACTACCCGGACTCCAAGATCCCATGGGCCATCGGCCTGGCCATCGCGTCCACCATGGCCTACGtcgccttcttctccatcgGCCTCGGCCCCATCACGTGGGTGTACAGCTCCGAGGTCTTCCCGCTGCAGGTGCGTGCGCTCGGCTGCGCGCTCGGCGTGGCCACCAACCGCGTGACCAGCGGTGTTGTCACCATGACCTTCATCTCTCTGTCCAACGCCATCACCATCGGCGGCGCCTTCTTCCTCTACGGCGGCATGGCCGTGCTCGCGTGGGTGTTCTTCTTCACCTTCCTCCCGGAGACCCGCGGCCGGACGCTGGAGGGGATGAGCAAGCTGTTCGGCGCCACGGACGAGGACGAACTGAGGAAACCCGAAGACGCCACGAAAGACAAGAAGCTGGAGATGGCGGCCACCACTAACTAA